In Streptomyces sp. NBC_00569, a single genomic region encodes these proteins:
- a CDS encoding succinate dehydrogenase/fumarate reductase iron-sulfur subunit, which produces MSSYDARFRVWRGDAEGGDLTDFSVEVNDGEVVLDIIHRIQATQASDLAVRWNCKAGKCGSCSAEINGRPRLMCMTRMSVFDREDVITVTPLRAFPVVRDLVTDVGFNYAKAREIPAFVPPAGVGPGEYRMQQEDVDRSQEFRKCIECFLCQDTCHAVRDHEENKAAFAGPRFLMRVAELDMHPLDAASDSGLDRKRTAQEDHGLGYCNITKCCTEVCPEGIHITDNALIPLKERAVDRKYDPVVWLGNKIRRRSSS; this is translated from the coding sequence GTGAGTTCGTACGATGCGCGATTCAGGGTCTGGCGCGGGGACGCCGAGGGCGGCGACCTGACGGACTTCTCCGTGGAGGTGAACGACGGCGAGGTCGTCCTCGACATCATCCACAGGATCCAGGCGACCCAGGCGTCCGACCTCGCGGTCCGCTGGAACTGCAAGGCGGGCAAGTGCGGTTCGTGCTCGGCGGAGATCAACGGCCGGCCCCGTCTGATGTGCATGACCCGCATGTCGGTCTTCGACCGCGAGGACGTCATCACGGTGACGCCGCTGCGCGCCTTCCCCGTGGTCCGCGACCTGGTCACGGACGTCGGCTTCAACTACGCGAAGGCCCGCGAGATCCCCGCGTTCGTCCCGCCCGCCGGGGTCGGCCCGGGCGAGTACCGCATGCAGCAGGAGGACGTGGACCGCTCGCAGGAGTTCCGTAAGTGCATCGAGTGCTTCCTGTGCCAGGACACCTGTCATGCGGTGCGCGACCACGAGGAGAACAAGGCGGCGTTCGCGGGCCCGCGCTTCCTGATGCGGGTCGCCGAGCTGGACATGCACCCGCTCGACGCGGCGTCGGACTCCGGCCTCGACCGCAAGCGCACGGCCCAGGAGGACCACGGCCTCGGCTACTGCAACATCACGAAGTGCTGCACGGAGGTCTGCCCGGAGGGCATCCACATCACGGACAACGCCCTGATCCCCTTGAAGGAACGAGCGGTCGACCGCAAGTACGACCCGGTGGTGTGGCTGGGGAACAAGATCCGGCGGAGGTCGTCCTCGTAA
- a CDS encoding TPM domain-containing protein yields the protein MTPPPSRPRPVRIAARSAVAAVLALCWALLPATTARADDPVTLSRTGQITDKVDALRDRESGVASALDSLDREHSTQLFVVYVRDFSGRSAQDWADATAAKNGLGLDDVLLTVATHDRQYAYSVDPDSRLTDAQLKDVARTAIEPALRRNDWAGAAIGAAHGISATLAGRPVPVPTITPGPADPAGSDTEPSAADLALPLIAVGGAGALAAFTYTRRKRRTRTRTTPGGGRGGGTGPKVTPLPELDKQARQMLVESDDSIRTSTEELGFATAQFGDEAVKPFTEAVAYAQSEVTAAFRLRQQLDDAHPEDDATKRQMLDEIISRCTEAGRRLDAEAADFDRLRALERTAPEALAHAELTSRDLAARTATTEETLAALGSRYAPSALISVAGHIEQAKDRLVFATTNLGQARSCVDAGHNGRAAVFLRAAESAVDQAGTFVDAVDRLGRELAEAAGKLPAALTESDTDLADAHGILEGMTEGASTADLRGRVARVKTVAARVRKEMAAGPYDPIDALRRVEEADSALDASLDEARARESGTARARSLLDQAELTARSSVGAASDFITTHRGAVGSEARTRLAEAQRHLEYVRTAAQADPAAALAGAQRADALARQAQQLAEQDVRSFGNPYGGGGGRGGGGMGGAVLGGIILGELLGGGRSGGGFGGRSGTGGGFGGGFGGGGPGSFGGGGTRGRRGGGGRF from the coding sequence GTGACGCCGCCTCCGAGTCGCCCCCGTCCGGTACGGATAGCCGCGCGGTCGGCCGTGGCCGCCGTGCTCGCGCTCTGCTGGGCGCTCCTGCCCGCCACGACCGCCCGCGCCGACGACCCCGTCACCCTGTCGAGAACCGGCCAGATCACCGACAAGGTGGACGCCCTCCGCGACCGTGAGTCCGGCGTCGCCTCGGCCCTCGACTCGCTCGACCGCGAGCACAGCACCCAGCTCTTCGTCGTCTACGTACGCGACTTCTCCGGCCGCTCCGCCCAGGACTGGGCCGACGCCACGGCCGCCAAGAACGGCCTCGGCCTCGACGACGTGCTCCTCACCGTCGCCACGCACGACCGGCAGTATGCCTACTCCGTCGACCCGGACTCCCGGCTCACCGACGCGCAGCTCAAGGATGTCGCCCGCACCGCGATCGAACCGGCGCTGCGCAGGAACGACTGGGCGGGCGCCGCGATCGGCGCGGCCCACGGCATCTCCGCCACCCTCGCGGGCCGCCCCGTCCCCGTCCCCACGATCACCCCGGGTCCGGCCGACCCCGCCGGCTCGGACACCGAACCCAGCGCGGCCGACCTCGCCCTGCCCCTCATCGCGGTCGGCGGCGCGGGCGCCCTCGCGGCGTTCACGTACACCCGCCGCAAGAGGCGTACGCGTACCCGCACCACGCCCGGCGGCGGCCGGGGCGGGGGCACGGGACCCAAGGTCACGCCGCTGCCCGAGCTGGACAAGCAGGCCCGGCAGATGCTGGTGGAGAGCGACGACTCGATCCGCACGAGCACGGAGGAACTCGGCTTCGCCACCGCGCAGTTCGGCGACGAGGCCGTCAAGCCGTTCACCGAGGCGGTGGCGTATGCCCAGTCGGAGGTGACGGCGGCCTTCCGGCTGCGCCAGCAGCTCGACGACGCGCACCCCGAGGACGACGCGACGAAGCGGCAGATGCTGGACGAGATCATCAGCCGCTGCACCGAGGCGGGGCGCAGGCTCGACGCCGAGGCCGCGGACTTCGACCGGCTGCGGGCCCTGGAGCGCACCGCGCCCGAGGCCCTCGCGCACGCGGAGCTCACCTCCCGCGACCTCGCCGCCCGCACGGCGACCACCGAGGAGACGCTGGCGGCGCTCGGCTCCCGCTACGCGCCGTCCGCACTGATTTCCGTGGCGGGCCACATCGAGCAGGCCAAGGACCGGCTGGTGTTCGCCACGACGAACCTCGGACAGGCACGGAGCTGCGTCGACGCGGGCCACAACGGCAGGGCCGCGGTGTTCCTGCGGGCCGCCGAGTCGGCCGTCGACCAGGCAGGCACCTTCGTGGACGCCGTCGACCGGCTGGGCCGGGAACTGGCCGAGGCCGCCGGGAAGCTGCCGGCCGCGCTCACCGAGTCCGACACCGACCTCGCCGACGCGCACGGAATCCTGGAAGGCATGACCGAGGGCGCCTCCACGGCCGATCTGCGCGGGCGCGTCGCGCGCGTGAAGACCGTCGCCGCGCGCGTGCGCAAGGAGATGGCCGCCGGCCCCTACGACCCGATCGACGCGCTGCGCCGCGTGGAGGAGGCCGACTCTGCGCTCGACGCGTCCCTGGACGAGGCCCGCGCACGCGAGTCCGGCACCGCCCGCGCGCGCTCCCTGCTCGACCAGGCGGAACTCACGGCCCGCAGCAGCGTCGGCGCCGCGTCGGACTTCATCACCACGCACCGCGGTGCGGTGGGCAGCGAGGCCCGTACGCGACTGGCCGAGGCGCAGCGGCACCTGGAGTACGTACGGACGGCGGCGCAGGCGGATCCCGCCGCCGCCCTGGCCGGCGCCCAGCGGGCCGACGCGCTGGCCCGGCAGGCACAGCAGCTCGCCGAGCAGGACGTGCGGTCCTTCGGGAATCCGTACGGCGGTGGGGGCGGGCGCGGCGGAGGGGGCATGGGCGGCGCGGTGCTCGGCGGGATCATCCTCGGCGAACTCCTGGGCGGCGGGCGGTCCGGCGGAGGGTTCGGCGGGCGGTCCGGCACGGGCGGCGGCTTCGGGGGCGGGTTCGGCGGCGGCGGTCCGGGGAGTTTCGGCGGGGGCGGGACCCGTGGCCGCAGGGGCGGCGGCGGACGGTTCTGA
- a CDS encoding PspA/IM30 family protein, which produces MTKQTVLGRVTQLAKANINALLDGAEDPQKMLDQLIRDYSDNITEAEQAVAATIGNLRMMEQDHKEDVEAAAEWGGKALAASRKADELRAAGSAAEADKFDNLAKVALGRQLSSEKGAKDAEPTIAAQSEVVGKLKSGLDQMKTKLVELRSKRDQLVARAKTAQAQNQMMDAAGNINVLDPTSELSRFEEKVRREEARALGKQELADSSLDAQFEQLEGLGDAAEIEARLAALKTSA; this is translated from the coding sequence ATGACCAAGCAGACCGTTCTCGGCCGCGTCACCCAGCTGGCGAAGGCGAACATCAACGCCCTTCTGGACGGCGCCGAGGACCCGCAGAAGATGCTCGACCAGCTGATCCGCGACTACTCGGACAACATCACCGAGGCCGAGCAGGCCGTCGCGGCGACCATCGGCAATCTGCGGATGATGGAGCAGGACCACAAGGAGGACGTCGAGGCGGCCGCCGAGTGGGGCGGCAAGGCGCTCGCCGCGAGCAGGAAGGCCGACGAACTGCGGGCGGCGGGCAGTGCCGCGGAGGCCGACAAGTTCGACAACCTCGCCAAGGTGGCGCTCGGGCGGCAGCTGAGCTCGGAGAAGGGGGCGAAGGACGCCGAACCGACGATCGCCGCGCAGAGCGAGGTCGTCGGAAAGCTGAAGTCCGGCCTCGACCAGATGAAGACGAAGCTGGTCGAACTCCGGTCGAAGCGGGACCAGTTGGTGGCGCGCGCGAAGACGGCGCAGGCCCAGAACCAGATGATGGACGCCGCCGGGAACATCAACGTCCTCGACCCGACGAGCGAGCTGAGCCGGTTCGAGGAGAAGGTGCGCCGTGAGGAGGCCAGGGCGCTGGGAAAGCAGGAGCTCGCCGACTCGTCGCTCGACGCGCAGTTCGAGCAGCTGGAGGGCCTCGGCGACGC